Proteins encoded by one window of Dendropsophus ebraccatus isolate aDenEbr1 chromosome 4, aDenEbr1.pat, whole genome shotgun sequence:
- the GSE1 gene encoding genetic suppressor element 1 isoform X4, whose product MFGLKPPLYYLPGMNHEPKSPSIGMLSTATRTTATVSPLTPSPLNGSLVPNGSPAASSALSVQSAPSSSFAAALRKLAKQAEEPRGSSISSESSPVSSPATNHSSPASTPKRGPMGPIIVPPAGHSVPNTPPVVTIAPTKTVNGVWRSEARQQSDNSSRANSIARERLLAESQLPSEKTGTPAVPSHLLGSAYAFAIPPSSVVQDSRFQPLNLQRPVHHVVPPSTVTEEYLRSFRPYHTAEDLRMPSLPHIGLDPTAAAAYYHNSYLAHHTFTHPAFRMEDSYCLSALRSPFYPLHSPGSLPPLHPSAMHLHLSGVRYPADLAHSSLSALQSERITAERLQMDEELRREREREREREKEREADREREKEREREREREKKEMEREKERERERELERQRERTREKEASLLKNLESQYLAETEVHPLRMHQEERIKPAEQPALTRPEKVKEPSVQTPKPVQHQMHQPPTTHHSVPSLISSHTVFPPTSSSAAAALLAQRTQEEEKWLARQRRLRQEKEDRQYQVSEFRQQVLEQQLDITGRPISQPEAETRPENLRVLPTRNEGSIREPLQHFGGPPPLISPKPQQHSVPTSLWNPVSLMDTPSESRRSQEPASFHNHTSAIYEHSRQTLPSVKIERPFSFEKQQLEEDDLPRRKEQTEKYQPIREPSLEHTSYPHAPFLAELEKSTQSFLNQQRSSLQQTGQTTETTLLHKPSLSHRPPPTRTRDPMYIYDEFLQQHRRLVSKLDLEERRRKEAREKGYYYDLDDSYDESDEEEVRAHLRRVAEQPPLKLDTSSEKVEFLQIFGLTTQQEKERILQQKRRKRRRMLRERSPSPPIQSKRQTPSPHSPLSTRFSPDELNNSPNLEEKKKFLTFFDLSHVSAEQRRDKEKLVEMLEAIKQKSTVPEAVKNPLLAACRGSSPLPTGAPSEDQTVVQPELQIEVSAPVPSTSCTVTAPEPVKPPELIRSEPPKLLDRVTPLPAPVPTPSTNVVSTEKVRQNEAAVAAPAKKSLSILNFVRGHPAKENPVQASQSVNGRSKSWEPFIAEEFAHQFHESVLQSTQKALQKHKGTSTLNCAEQNHKPDASVHYNIPELQQSSRPTPPHQNGQQGLGQSGVLRGTPHPDASSEEETSDEDEEDDVDEPPKLKWQGIEAIFEAYQEHIEEQNLERHVLETQCKRLEAQHYNLSLTAEQISHRMADLMSQKQKVASERERLQAELEHFRKCLVLPPSPWSRGYFKGHPR is encoded by the exons GATCATCAATAAGCAGCGAGTCTTCCCCAGTTTCATCACCGGCTACAAATCACAGTTCTCCTGCCAGCACACCCAAGCGGGGTCCAATGGGGCCCATCATAGTGCCCCCAGCAGGCCACAGTGTGCCGAACACCCCACCTGTGGTGACAATTGCACCAACTAAAACAGTGAATGGTGTGTGGAGGAGTGAAGCCCGTCAG CAGTCTGATAACTCCTCCCGGGCAAACAGTATTGCCAGAGAGCGTCTGCTTGCAGAATCCCAGCTACCTTCTGAGAAGACTGGCACCCCAGCTGTACCCTCACATCTGCTAGGAAGCGCATATGCCTTTGCTATCCCACCAAGCTCTGTTGTTCAGGATTCCCGCTTTCAACCCTTAAA CCTGCAGAGGCCTGTGCACCATGTGGTGCCTCCAAGCACAGTTACTGAGGAATATTTACGCAGCTTCCGTCCATACCACACTGCTGAGGACCTCCGCATGCCCTCTCTACCCCACATTGGACTGGACCCAACTGCAGCAGCAGCGTATTACCACAATAGTTACCTGGCCCACCACACCTTCACTCACCCAGCATTCAG GATGGAAGATTCTTACTGTTTATCTGCACTGAGGTCCCCATTCTATCCTCTGCACAGCCCTGGATCCCTTCCACCTCTTCACCCTTCAGCCATGCACCTGCACCTGTCAGGGGTCAGATACCCTGCAGATCTTGCACATTCGTCCTTGTCCGCACTACAATCTGAGCGCATTACGGCTGAGAG ACTTCAAATGGATGAAGAGCTGCGGCGTGAACGGGAAAGAGAACGGGAGCGAGAGAAAGAACGAGAAGCTGATCGTGAACGGGAAAAAGAACGGGAGCGAGAAAGGGAACGGGAAAAGAAAGAAATGGaaagagaaaaggagagagaaagGGAGCGAGAACTTGAACGACAAAGAGAACGCACAAGAGAGAAGGAGGCCAGTCTTCTCAAAAACTTAGAAAGCCAGTATCTGGCAGAGACAGAGGTTCACCCACTCCGAATGCACCAAGAAGAGCGCATAAAGCCAGCAGAACAACCTGCTTTAACCAGACCTG AAAAGGTGAAAGAACCATCTGTACAGACTCCAAAGCCAGTCCAGCACCAAATGCACCAACCTCCTACCACTCACCATTCTGTGCCCAGCCTCATCTCCAGCCATACTGTTTTTCCTCCAACAAGCAGTTCAGCTGCAGCTGCCCTTTTGGCACAAAGAACGCAGGAAGAGGAAAAGTGGTTAGCTCGGCAAAGACGTCTACGGCAAGAGAAGGAAGATCGGCAGTACCAGGTATCGGAATTTCGGCAGCAAGTGCTAGAACAGCAGCTGGACATTACTGGGCGCCCTATTAGTCAACCAGAGGCTGAAACGAGGCCAGAAAACCTTAG GGTTCTGCCTACCCGTAATGAAGGGAGTATTCGCGAGCCACTACAGCATTTCGGTGGCCCACCACCCCTGATTTCACCCAAACCCCAGCAGCATTCTGTTCCCACTTCACTTTGGAATCCAGTGTCACTCATGGACACCCCCTCAGAGTCACGTCGTAGCCAGGAACCTGCCTCCTTCCATAACCACACTTCTGCTATTTATGAACACAGCCGTCAAACGTTGCCCTCTGTAAAGATTGAGCGTCCCTTCAgctttgagaagcagcagctagAGGAAGATGATCTGCCACGGAGAAAAGAACAGACTGAAAAGTACCAACCTATCCGAGAACCCTCTTTGGAGCACACTAGTTATCCTCATGCCCCTTTTCTCGCTGAACTTGAAAAGTCAACTCAGTCCTTCCTTAACCAGCAGAGGAGTTCCCTCCAGCAGACTGGCCAGACAACAGAGACTACACTCCTACACAAGCCAAGCTTGTCACACAGACCTCCCCCTACAAGAACTCGCGaccctatgtatatatatgatgAGTTTCTACAACAGCATCGAAGGCTGGTCAGTAAGCTGGATCTTGAAGAGAGGAGGCGGAAAGAAGCCCGTGAAAAAG GTTATTATTATGATCTTGATGACTCTTATGATGAAAGTGATGAGGAGGAAGTGAGAGCACATCTCCGCCGAGTCGCTGAACAGCCTCCTCTCAAACTGGATACATCATCTGAG AAAGTGGAGTTCCTTCAGATCTTTGGACTTACTACTCAACAAGAAAAGGAGAGGATCTTACAACAGAAAAGAAGGAAGAGAAGACGAATGTTGAGGGAAAGAAGCCCATCACCTCCAATCCAAAGCAAAAGGCAGACACCATCACCGCACTCCCCACTGTCTACAAGGTTCAGTCCAGATGAGCTCAACAACAGCCCCAATCTGGAAGAGAAGAAAAAGTTCCTGACTTTCTTTGATCTGTCACATGTGAGCGCAGAGCAGAGGAGAG ACAAGGAGAAGCTGGTTGAAATGCTGGAAGCAATTAAGCAGAAGAGCACAGTGCCTGAGGCGGTGAAGAATCCCCTGTTGGCTGCATGTCGGGGCAGCTCTCCTCTGCCCACAG GTGCACCCTCTGAGGATCAGACTGTAGTTCAGCCCGAGTTGCAGATAGAAGTATCTGCTCCTGTCCCGTCCACCTCATGCACTGTCACAGCACCAGAACCCGTGAAGCCTCCAGAGCTCATTCGTTCAGAGCCACCAAAACTTTTAGATAGGGTAACGCCATTGCCAGCTCCAGTACCAACTCCCTCAACTAATGTTGTAAGCACAGAAAAAGTCAGGCAGAATGAAGCTGCTGTGGCTGCTCCTGCGAAGAAGAGCCTGAGCATCTTAAATTTTGTTCGAGGGCATCCAGCCAAAGAGAACCCTGTACAAGCATCTCAGAGTGTGAATGGAAGAAGCAAGTCCTGGGAGCCATTCATAGCTGAGGAGTTTGCTCATCAGTTTCATGAATCTGTGTTACAGTCTACCCAGAAGGCTCTACAGAAGCACAAAG GAACATCAACCCTGAACTGCGCTGAGCAAAACCACAAGCCTGATGCCTCAGTCCACTATAATATTCCtgagctgcagcaatcaagtcgtCCCACACCGCCTCACCAGAATGGTCAGCAGGGCCTTGGGCAGTCAGGGGTGCTGCGAGGGACACCACATCCTGATGCATCTTCAGAGGAAGAGACATCCGATGAAGACGAGGAGGATGACGTAGATGAACCACCAAAACTGAAATGGCAGGGAATTGAGGCAATATTTGAAGCTTACCAAGAACACATAGAAG AACAAAACCTTGAACGCCATGTTCTGGAGACACAGTGCAAGCGACTAGAAGCTCAGCACTATAACCTGAGTCTGACGGCAGAGCAGATATCACACCGCATGGCG GATCTGATGAGCCAGAAGCAGAAAGTGGCCTCCGAGAGGGAGAGGTTACAAGCTGAACTTGAACACTTTAGAAAGTGCCTTGTTTTGCCCCCCTCACCATGGTCTAGGGGTTATTTCAAAGGCCACCCCAGGTGA